A genomic region of Caulobacter sp. NIBR2454 contains the following coding sequences:
- the odhB gene encoding 2-oxoglutarate dehydrogenase complex dihydrolipoyllysine-residue succinyltransferase has product MPDTSAPSTGGVEVTTPTMGESVAEGVVGKWTKKAGDAVKKDEVLVEIETDKVAVEVAAPSDGVLSEILAAEGAAVTPGQVLARIGGGSGAAPAPAAAAPAAAPAPAAAPSAMPLAPSVARIATETGLDTSKIAGTGKDGRITKGDALAALETRAAAPAPAAAPTAPRALHEREERVKMTRLRQTIARRLKEAQNTAAMLTTFNEVDMTAVMALRAQYKDVFEKRHGVKLGFMSFFAKAVVAALKDIPDVNAEIDGQDIIYKNHYDIGVAVGTDKGLVVPVVRDADTKNLAEIEKTIGDLGKRARAGQLGIDDMQGGTFTITNGGIYGSLMSTPILNAPQSGILGMHAIKERAMVVNGKIEIRPMMYLALSYDHRIVDGAGAVTFLVKVKEAIEDPQRLLLEL; this is encoded by the coding sequence CTGCCGGACACCTCGGCGCCCTCGACCGGCGGCGTTGAAGTCACCACCCCGACCATGGGTGAAAGCGTCGCCGAGGGCGTGGTCGGCAAGTGGACCAAGAAGGCCGGTGACGCCGTGAAAAAGGACGAAGTCCTGGTCGAAATCGAGACCGACAAGGTCGCGGTCGAAGTGGCCGCTCCGTCCGACGGCGTGCTGTCCGAAATTCTCGCCGCCGAAGGCGCCGCCGTGACGCCGGGTCAGGTGCTGGCCCGCATCGGCGGCGGCTCGGGCGCGGCTCCGGCTCCTGCCGCTGCTGCTCCCGCCGCGGCCCCGGCTCCTGCCGCTGCACCGTCGGCCATGCCGCTGGCCCCGTCGGTGGCCCGCATCGCCACCGAGACCGGCCTGGACACCTCCAAGATCGCCGGCACCGGCAAGGACGGCCGCATCACCAAGGGTGATGCGCTCGCCGCTCTTGAGACGCGTGCCGCTGCTCCGGCTCCGGCCGCTGCTCCCACCGCGCCGCGCGCCCTGCACGAGCGCGAAGAGCGGGTGAAGATGACGCGCCTGCGTCAGACCATCGCCCGCCGCCTGAAGGAAGCCCAGAACACGGCCGCCATGCTGACGACCTTCAACGAGGTCGACATGACGGCGGTCATGGCCCTGCGCGCGCAGTACAAGGACGTCTTCGAAAAGCGTCACGGCGTGAAGCTCGGCTTCATGAGCTTCTTCGCCAAAGCCGTCGTCGCTGCCCTGAAGGACATCCCGGACGTCAACGCCGAGATCGACGGTCAGGACATCATCTACAAGAACCACTACGACATCGGCGTCGCCGTCGGCACCGACAAGGGTCTGGTGGTTCCGGTCGTCCGTGACGCCGACACCAAGAACCTGGCCGAGATCGAAAAGACGATCGGCGACCTGGGCAAGCGCGCCCGCGCCGGTCAGCTCGGCATCGACGACATGCAGGGCGGCACCTTCACCATCACCAACGGCGGCATCTACGGGTCGCTGATGTCGACGCCGATCCTCAACGCGCCGCAGTCGGGCATCCTCGGCATGCACGCGATCAAGGAGCGGGCGATGGTCGTCAACGGCAAGATCGAAATCCGTCCGATGATGTATCTGGCCCTGTCCTACGATCACCGGATCGTCGATGGCGCCGGCGCGGTGACCTTCCTGGTCAAGGTCAAGGAAGCCATCGAGGACCCGCAGCGCCTGCTGCTGGAGCTCTAA
- a CDS encoding DUF3088 family protein produces MAKDTLYLLKLGFEDAGKPWFCPDCAMMEGYLAYYPQLRDVLDVVHVDYAKPRADIAERIGEANQGCPVLILAEPATGEEIQQGNGASFLSDARPITRYLAARHDLAPPHP; encoded by the coding sequence ATGGCCAAGGACACCCTCTATCTGCTGAAGCTCGGGTTCGAGGACGCAGGCAAGCCCTGGTTCTGCCCGGACTGCGCGATGATGGAGGGCTACCTGGCCTACTACCCTCAACTGCGCGATGTGCTTGACGTGGTCCATGTAGACTACGCCAAGCCGCGCGCGGACATCGCCGAGCGTATTGGCGAGGCCAACCAGGGCTGCCCGGTCCTGATCCTGGCCGAGCCCGCGACTGGCGAGGAAATCCAGCAGGGGAACGGCGCCAGCTTCCTGTCCGACGCCCGCCCGATCACCCGTTATCTCGCGGCCCGGCACGACCTCGCGCCGCCGCATCCCTGA
- the lpdA gene encoding dihydrolipoyl dehydrogenase, with protein sequence MAQYDVVIIGGGPGGYNAGIRAGQLGLKVAVVEGRGKLGGTCLNVGCMPSKALLHASELYDAAAGSEFATLGIEVKPKLNLPQMMKQKADSVEGLTKGVEFLFKKNKVEWIKGWGRIDGPGKVVVKGEDGAETTLETKNIVIATGSEPTPLPGVEIDNKRIVDSTGALSLPEVPKSLVVIGAGVIGLELGSVWRRLGAEVTVVEFLDRILPGTDEETAKTFQRSLQKQGFGFKLGSKVTGAKNTGKGVELTVEPVAGGAAETIKADYVLVAIGRRPYTKGLGLESVGVTPDKRGVIANNHYKTGVNGVWVIGDVTTGPMLAHKAEDEAVACIELIAGKAGHVNYDIIPGVIYTKPEVATVGKTEEDLKAAGVAYKVGKFPFAANSRSKINHEAEGFVKVLADAKTDRILGVHMVGPNVGDMIAEYCVAMEFSASSEDVARTCHPHPTRSEALRQAAMGVEGWIMQA encoded by the coding sequence ATGGCTCAGTACGACGTCGTCATCATCGGTGGCGGTCCCGGCGGCTACAATGCCGGCATCCGCGCTGGCCAACTGGGCCTGAAGGTCGCCGTCGTCGAAGGTCGCGGCAAGCTGGGCGGCACCTGCTTGAACGTCGGCTGCATGCCGTCCAAGGCGCTCCTGCATGCCTCGGAGCTTTACGACGCCGCCGCCGGCTCGGAGTTCGCGACGCTAGGCATCGAGGTGAAGCCGAAGCTGAACCTGCCCCAGATGATGAAGCAGAAGGCCGACAGCGTCGAAGGCCTCACCAAGGGCGTCGAATTCCTGTTCAAGAAGAACAAGGTCGAGTGGATCAAGGGCTGGGGCCGTATTGACGGTCCCGGCAAGGTGGTCGTGAAGGGCGAAGACGGCGCCGAGACCACCCTTGAGACCAAGAACATCGTCATCGCTACGGGTTCGGAGCCGACTCCGCTTCCGGGCGTCGAGATCGACAACAAGCGCATCGTCGATTCCACCGGCGCCCTGAGCCTGCCGGAAGTTCCCAAGAGCTTGGTCGTCATCGGCGCCGGCGTCATCGGCCTGGAGCTGGGCTCGGTGTGGCGCCGCCTGGGCGCGGAAGTGACCGTTGTCGAGTTCCTCGACCGCATCCTGCCGGGCACCGACGAAGAGACCGCCAAGACCTTCCAGCGCTCGCTTCAGAAGCAGGGCTTCGGCTTCAAGCTGGGCTCCAAGGTCACCGGTGCCAAGAACACCGGCAAGGGCGTCGAGTTGACCGTCGAGCCGGTGGCCGGCGGCGCGGCCGAGACCATCAAGGCCGACTATGTCCTGGTCGCCATCGGCCGCCGCCCCTACACCAAGGGCCTCGGCCTGGAGTCGGTGGGCGTGACCCCGGACAAGCGCGGCGTCATCGCCAACAATCACTACAAGACCGGCGTGAACGGCGTGTGGGTGATCGGCGATGTCACCACGGGTCCGATGCTGGCCCACAAGGCCGAGGACGAGGCCGTCGCCTGCATCGAACTGATCGCGGGCAAGGCCGGCCACGTGAACTATGACATCATCCCGGGCGTCATCTACACCAAGCCGGAAGTGGCCACGGTCGGCAAGACCGAGGAAGACCTGAAGGCCGCGGGCGTCGCCTACAAGGTCGGCAAGTTTCCCTTCGCCGCCAACAGCCGCTCCAAGATCAACCACGAGGCCGAAGGCTTCGTGAAGGTCCTGGCCGACGCCAAGACCGACCGTATCCTGGGCGTCCACATGGTGGGCCCGAACGTCGGCGACATGATCGCCGAGTACTGCGTGGCCATGGAGTTCTCGGCTTCTTCGGAAGACGTGGCCCGCACCTGCCACCCGCACCCCACCCGCTCCGAAGCCCTGCGCCAGGCGGCCATGGGCGTCGAGGGCTGGATCATGCAGGCCTAG
- a CDS encoding acyl-CoA thioesterase — MADARPPEEPVIRVVAMPADTNPAGDIFGGWLMSWMDLAASTMASRRARGRAATIAVESMTFLRPVVVGDEVSFYARLVATGRTSMKIDVEAWRRHRESDETHQVTSATFTFVAIGADRRPRELPPA, encoded by the coding sequence ATGGCTGACGCGCGACCGCCCGAGGAACCGGTCATCCGGGTGGTCGCCATGCCTGCCGATACCAATCCGGCGGGCGACATCTTTGGCGGCTGGCTTATGAGCTGGATGGATTTGGCCGCCAGCACCATGGCCTCGCGCCGAGCGCGGGGCCGCGCCGCCACCATCGCGGTGGAGAGCATGACCTTCCTGCGGCCTGTGGTCGTCGGCGACGAGGTCAGCTTCTACGCCCGACTGGTGGCGACTGGCCGCACGTCCATGAAGATTGACGTGGAAGCCTGGCGACGTCACCGTGAGTCCGACGAAACCCATCAGGTGACCAGCGCCACCTTCACCTTCGTCGCCATCGGCGCGGATCGCCGGCCGCGCGAACTGCCCCCGGCTTAA
- a CDS encoding tyrosine recombinase XerC — MTAREALAAWLEHLTHEKRASPRTVRAYGDNIMAYLNFLEQHEGGPLALADLGKLSAGDIRAYLAHRRNGERALSPRSLSQALSSIRTFHGFLDRRLDTPNAALALVRGPKVVPGAPRPVSEDAARGLITEASLDPDREEWEVLRDEAVLTLLWGCGLRISEGMSLLRRDAPLPSSLRITGKGGKTRLSPVLPQVRDTVDAYVAALPFNLSPDEQLFRAKRGGPLSPRHVQALMQRLRGRLGLPASATPHALRHSFATHLLGAGADLRVIQELLGHASLSTTQRYTQVDAAGLLAAYGKAHPRA, encoded by the coding sequence GTGACCGCGCGGGAGGCTCTGGCCGCCTGGCTGGAGCACCTCACCCACGAAAAGCGCGCCTCGCCCCGCACCGTGCGGGCCTATGGCGACAACATCATGGCCTATCTGAACTTCCTGGAGCAGCACGAGGGCGGCCCGCTCGCCCTCGCTGACCTGGGCAAGCTGTCGGCTGGCGACATCCGCGCCTATCTGGCCCACCGCCGAAATGGCGAGCGCGCGCTCTCGCCCCGCTCCCTGTCTCAGGCGCTGTCGTCGATCCGCACCTTTCACGGCTTTCTCGATCGCCGGCTGGACACCCCCAACGCAGCTCTGGCCCTGGTCAGGGGGCCTAAGGTCGTACCGGGCGCCCCACGACCCGTCTCGGAAGACGCCGCACGCGGCCTGATCACCGAGGCGTCGCTCGATCCCGATCGCGAGGAATGGGAGGTCCTGCGCGACGAGGCGGTGCTGACCCTACTGTGGGGTTGCGGCCTGCGGATTTCAGAGGGGATGTCGCTGCTGCGGCGGGACGCCCCGCTGCCATCCAGCCTGCGGATCACTGGGAAGGGCGGCAAGACACGCCTTTCGCCGGTCCTACCGCAGGTGCGGGATACGGTGGACGCCTACGTCGCCGCCCTGCCCTTCAACCTTTCGCCCGACGAGCAGCTATTCCGCGCCAAGCGCGGCGGGCCGCTGAGCCCGCGCCACGTCCAGGCGTTGATGCAGCGGCTGCGCGGCCGACTGGGCCTACCCGCCAGCGCCACGCCACACGCATTACGTCACAGTTTCGCCACCCACCTGCTAGGCGCGGGCGCCGATCTGAGAGTCATCCAAGAACTTCTGGGCCACGCCTCGTTGTCAACGACGCAGCGCTACACCCAGGTGGACGCAGCGGGCCTGCTGGCGGCCTATGGCAAGGCGCATCCGCGGGCCTAG
- a CDS encoding DUF484 family protein, with protein MTDATRAYALPDLEAEAVRDFLRAEPGFVRDDFDLLKDLGLRLDAANIVDFGPAALAQVSAAHKRETTARRQLEATARANFAAQAQTHAAVIDILEARNHSDLARRIDDLAVSRFGLAAGAIALEGPDRVPAGWFTLVDSQVDMILDGRHARMGFHFPALAIFGDKAELVRSMAMVRMSLWGDERQAILAFGSPEHDGFTPDMGPELVAFLAEVTSRTAERWPVL; from the coding sequence ATGACGGACGCGACACGGGCATATGCCCTTCCGGACCTGGAAGCCGAAGCGGTGCGCGACTTCCTCCGCGCCGAGCCCGGCTTCGTGCGCGACGACTTCGACCTGCTGAAGGATCTGGGCCTGCGCCTGGACGCGGCCAATATCGTCGACTTCGGCCCAGCCGCCCTCGCCCAGGTCAGCGCCGCCCACAAGCGCGAGACCACGGCCCGCCGCCAGCTGGAGGCCACCGCGCGCGCCAATTTCGCCGCCCAGGCCCAAACCCACGCGGCGGTGATCGACATCCTCGAAGCCCGCAATCATTCAGATCTGGCCCGCCGCATCGACGACTTGGCCGTCAGCCGTTTCGGCCTGGCCGCCGGGGCCATCGCCCTGGAAGGCCCGGACCGCGTGCCCGCCGGCTGGTTCACCCTGGTGGACAGCCAGGTGGACATGATCCTGGACGGCCGCCACGCTCGCATGGGCTTTCATTTCCCGGCCCTGGCCATCTTCGGCGACAAGGCCGAGCTGGTGCGCAGCATGGCCATGGTCCGCATGAGCCTGTGGGGCGACGAGCGTCAGGCGATCCTGGCCTTCGGCTCGCCCGAGCATGACGGCTTCACCCCTGACATGGGTCCTGAGTTGGTGGCCTTCCTGGCCGAGGTGACCAGCCGCACCGCCGAGCGCTGGCCAGTACTGTGA
- a CDS encoding primosomal protein N' has translation MPRVASILLPMPLPEAFDYFEPEGMDLAVGDHVAAPLGPRLMHGVVTALRDGAGMNRPLKSVAEKLAGPPLPPGTLAFVQWAARYSVDAPGWPLAIALRGLRAPAPKPERLIVATGKQPGRATPARTKVLEVIGDRQMQGAALAFEAGVSAGVVKGLVDEGVLEVRLIETHLNPPPPDLSLPAAELNPSQAASAKALGDLFSAGGFQSALLDGVTGSGKTEVYLEAVARALEEDPEAQVLILLPEIALTQAVIARFEARFGSAPCEWHSSVTPPRRRRTWEAVAAGAARIVIGARSALFLPFAKLRMIVVDEEHDGSYKQDEGFIYQARDLAVARAKIEGALVVLASATPSLETLWNAQAGRYRWLRLSERHGAARLPDVTLIDLRETPPEKDRWLSPPLIRAMGETFARGEQSLLFLNRRGYAPLVLCRACGERMTAPDTDSWLVEHRYTGRLICHLTGFSMKKPEACPHCGAKDSLVSIGPGVERVQEEAQALFPDARVAVFSSDTVFDAAGARELVETMARGDIDILVATQAAAKGHNFPNLTLVGVVDADLGLRGGDLRAGERTFQLLAQAAGRAGRHDKPGRAMLQTYAPEHPVMQALAAQDREAFIDAEMSAREIAGLPPYGRLAAIILSSENAQALEAYGRVLAAAAPNAEGVEVFGPADAPLSLIRGRRRKRLLVRADRNIDLQGYLAAWKARAKPPNAVRMTIDVDPYSFL, from the coding sequence ATGCCGCGCGTCGCCTCCATCCTCCTGCCCATGCCGCTGCCCGAGGCGTTCGATTATTTCGAGCCCGAGGGCATGGATCTGGCTGTCGGCGATCACGTGGCCGCGCCACTTGGGCCGCGTCTGATGCATGGGGTCGTCACCGCCCTGCGCGACGGGGCGGGCATGAACCGGCCTCTGAAGAGCGTGGCCGAGAAACTTGCCGGGCCGCCCCTGCCGCCAGGAACCCTGGCCTTCGTGCAATGGGCGGCGCGCTATTCCGTCGACGCTCCCGGTTGGCCCCTGGCCATAGCCCTGCGCGGCCTGCGCGCGCCCGCGCCGAAACCGGAAAGGCTCATCGTCGCGACCGGTAAGCAGCCGGGTCGGGCGACCCCCGCGCGGACCAAAGTGCTTGAGGTCATCGGCGACCGGCAGATGCAGGGCGCGGCCTTGGCCTTTGAAGCCGGCGTTTCGGCCGGGGTGGTCAAGGGGCTGGTGGACGAGGGTGTGCTCGAAGTGCGTCTGATCGAGACGCATCTGAACCCGCCGCCGCCCGACCTGTCACTGCCCGCCGCGGAGCTCAATCCCAGCCAGGCCGCCTCGGCCAAGGCCCTGGGCGATCTTTTCAGCGCTGGCGGCTTCCAGTCGGCCCTGCTCGACGGCGTCACTGGCTCAGGCAAGACCGAGGTCTATCTGGAGGCTGTCGCCCGCGCCCTGGAGGAAGACCCGGAGGCGCAGGTCCTGATCCTGCTGCCCGAGATCGCCCTGACCCAGGCGGTGATCGCCCGGTTCGAGGCGCGCTTCGGCTCGGCGCCTTGCGAGTGGCACAGCTCGGTGACCCCGCCCCGTCGGCGGCGCACCTGGGAGGCGGTAGCCGCCGGCGCCGCCCGCATCGTCATCGGCGCCCGCTCGGCGCTGTTCCTGCCCTTCGCCAAGTTGCGGATGATCGTGGTCGATGAGGAACACGACGGCTCCTACAAGCAGGACGAGGGGTTCATCTATCAGGCTCGCGACCTGGCGGTGGCCCGCGCCAAGATCGAGGGCGCGTTGGTGGTCCTGGCGTCAGCAACTCCTTCTCTGGAGACCCTGTGGAACGCTCAGGCCGGCCGCTATCGCTGGCTGCGGCTGTCCGAACGTCACGGCGCGGCGCGTCTGCCTGACGTGACCCTGATCGACCTGCGTGAAACGCCGCCGGAGAAGGACCGCTGGCTGTCGCCTCCCCTGATCCGCGCCATGGGCGAAACCTTTGCGCGGGGCGAGCAGTCCCTGCTGTTCCTCAACCGCCGTGGCTATGCGCCGCTCGTCCTGTGCCGCGCCTGCGGCGAGCGGATGACGGCGCCCGACACCGACAGTTGGCTCGTGGAACATCGCTATACCGGTCGTCTGATATGTCACCTGACGGGCTTCTCCATGAAGAAGCCCGAGGCCTGCCCCCACTGCGGCGCCAAGGACAGCCTGGTCTCCATCGGACCTGGCGTGGAGCGCGTGCAGGAAGAGGCCCAGGCCCTCTTCCCGGATGCGCGTGTGGCCGTGTTCTCATCCGACACCGTGTTCGACGCGGCCGGCGCCCGCGAGCTCGTCGAGACCATGGCGCGGGGCGATATCGATATCCTGGTGGCGACCCAGGCGGCGGCCAAGGGCCATAACTTCCCCAACCTGACCCTGGTGGGCGTAGTCGACGCCGACCTTGGCCTGCGCGGGGGAGACCTGCGGGCGGGGGAGCGGACGTTCCAGCTGCTGGCCCAGGCGGCGGGGCGGGCTGGGCGGCACGACAAGCCCGGACGCGCCATGCTGCAGACCTATGCGCCCGAACACCCGGTGATGCAGGCCCTGGCCGCTCAGGACCGCGAGGCCTTCATCGACGCCGAGATGTCGGCGCGCGAGATCGCCGGCTTGCCGCCCTATGGCCGGCTGGCGGCCATTATCCTGTCCAGCGAGAACGCCCAGGCGCTGGAGGCTTACGGTCGCGTCCTGGCGGCGGCGGCGCCGAATGCCGAGGGGGTGGAGGTGTTTGGCCCAGCCGATGCGCCCCTCAGCCTGATCCGGGGGCGGCGGCGCAAGCGCCTGCTGGTGCGGGCGGACCGCAACATCGATCTGCAGGGCTATCTGGCGGCCTGGAAGGCGCGGGCCAAACCGCCCAATGCGGTGCGCATGACCATCGACGTGGACCCCTACAGCTTCCTGTAG
- a CDS encoding TerC family protein gives MTDLLALFADPAVWAALITLIVMEVVLGIDNLIFISILSNKLPEANRQKVRRLGIGLALVMRLGLLSAIAWIVGLTAPAFSVLGNEFSWRDIILIAGGLFLVWKATKEIHHSVDPAPSNDMLDKTPATAVVTNVGSAIVQIILLDIVFSIDSILTAVGMTEHLPVMMIAVIVAVIVMLLAADPLANFINKNPTVVMLALGFLLMIGMVLIADGFGYHVPKGYIYAAMAFSAGVEALNMIARRRKPH, from the coding sequence ATGACCGACCTTCTCGCCCTCTTCGCCGATCCGGCCGTTTGGGCCGCGCTCATCACCCTTATCGTCATGGAAGTCGTCCTCGGGATCGACAACCTGATCTTCATTTCGATCCTCTCGAACAAGCTGCCGGAAGCCAACCGCCAGAAAGTTCGCCGCCTGGGTATCGGCCTGGCTCTGGTCATGCGCTTAGGCCTGCTGTCGGCCATCGCCTGGATCGTCGGTCTGACCGCCCCAGCCTTCTCGGTCCTGGGCAATGAGTTCAGCTGGCGCGACATCATCCTGATCGCCGGCGGCCTCTTCCTGGTTTGGAAAGCCACCAAGGAAATCCACCACTCGGTCGATCCGGCGCCGTCGAACGACATGCTGGACAAGACTCCGGCCACCGCCGTGGTGACCAATGTCGGCTCTGCGATTGTTCAGATCATCCTGCTCGACATCGTATTCTCCATCGACTCGATCCTGACCGCCGTGGGCATGACCGAGCACCTGCCGGTGATGATGATCGCCGTGATCGTGGCGGTGATCGTGATGCTCCTCGCAGCGGACCCGCTGGCCAACTTCATCAACAAGAACCCCACCGTGGTCATGCTGGCCCTTGGCTTCCTGCTGATGATCGGCATGGTGCTGATCGCCGACGGCTTCGGCTATCACGTGCCCAAGGGCTACATCTACGCGGCCATGGCCTTCTCGGCCGGGGTCGAGGCCCTGAACATGATCGCGCGGCGGCGAAAGCCGCATTGA
- a CDS encoding CHAP domain-containing protein, whose product MRQRTRAGIGSLAAALFLSLVPFSGAVADGYWQCVPFARLISGIQIFGDARTWWSQARGRYETGVTPKSGSVLCFQPTGRMRLGHVAVVSQVLTDRVIQITHANWSVIEGTRGQVEKDVTVVDVSPNGDWSQVKVWYDPARDLGSTVYSTHGFIYQNAQAIALASASEKVGKAGSAAMAMAQSAASTVASAVRPGASPFGLITQATDATDRIAALIAAATTQGPPASDERDGPR is encoded by the coding sequence ATGCGTCAACGGACGAGAGCCGGCATCGGCTCCCTGGCCGCCGCTTTGTTTTTGAGCCTCGTGCCGTTTTCCGGCGCAGTCGCAGACGGCTATTGGCAGTGCGTTCCTTTCGCGCGCCTGATTTCCGGGATTCAGATTTTCGGCGACGCTCGCACCTGGTGGAGCCAGGCGCGCGGCCGCTACGAGACCGGCGTCACCCCCAAGTCGGGTTCGGTTCTTTGCTTCCAGCCCACGGGCCGCATGCGCCTGGGCCATGTGGCCGTCGTCAGCCAGGTGCTGACCGACCGCGTCATCCAGATCACACACGCCAACTGGTCCGTCATCGAAGGCACGCGCGGCCAGGTGGAGAAGGACGTCACCGTCGTCGACGTCTCGCCCAATGGCGATTGGAGCCAGGTCAAGGTCTGGTACGACCCGGCCCGCGACCTGGGCTCGACAGTCTACTCGACCCACGGCTTCATCTATCAGAACGCCCAGGCCATCGCCCTGGCCTCGGCCAGCGAGAAGGTCGGCAAGGCCGGTTCGGCGGCCATGGCCATGGCCCAGTCGGCGGCTTCCACCGTGGCGTCGGCCGTGCGTCCGGGCGCTTCGCCTTTCGGCCTGATCACCCAGGCCACCGACGCCACCGACCGCATCGCCGCCCTGATCGCCGCCGCGACCACGCAAGGTCCGCCGGCCTCAGACGAACGCGACGGCCCGCGTTGA
- a CDS encoding magnesium transporter CorA family protein, whose translation MLKLLRRSDAGLECPLLTDDWRVPSDTVWIDLIEPTREEELMVEKAVGLSLPTREDMAEIEASSRIYQEDGASFMTASILINSDADLPGLAPVTFVLAGERLITIRYGEPRAFIAFAAQVELQPPPHSDGAMLMVGILDAVVDRVADILERTAAEVESVSATIFRTPRTNGFQAIINRLGRAQMTGAKARESLVSLSRLVGYAGITGQVEMNGDLADRIKTLQRDIQSLTDHAGYLSGNVTFLLDAALGLINIEQNSIIKMFSVFTVALLPPTLIGAIYGMNFEHMPELRWMGGYPLALGLMLISAVLPLAWFRRKGWF comes from the coding sequence ATGCTGAAACTCCTTCGCCGCAGCGACGCGGGGCTAGAATGCCCCCTCCTGACCGATGACTGGCGCGTACCGTCCGACACGGTGTGGATCGACCTGATCGAGCCCACCCGTGAAGAAGAGTTGATGGTGGAGAAGGCTGTCGGTCTCTCCCTGCCGACCCGCGAGGACATGGCCGAGATTGAGGCCTCGTCGCGTATTTATCAGGAAGACGGCGCGTCGTTCATGACCGCCTCGATCCTGATCAACAGCGACGCCGATCTGCCGGGTCTGGCGCCTGTCACCTTTGTGCTGGCGGGTGAGCGACTGATCACGATCCGCTATGGCGAGCCGCGCGCCTTTATCGCCTTCGCCGCCCAGGTCGAGCTCCAGCCGCCGCCCCACTCGGATGGGGCGATGCTCATGGTCGGCATCCTCGACGCGGTGGTTGACCGGGTGGCCGATATCCTCGAACGCACGGCCGCCGAGGTTGAAAGCGTCTCCGCCACGATCTTCCGCACCCCACGCACCAATGGCTTTCAAGCGATCATCAACCGTCTGGGCCGCGCCCAGATGACCGGCGCCAAGGCGCGCGAAAGCCTGGTGAGCCTGTCGCGCCTCGTCGGCTACGCCGGCATCACCGGGCAGGTGGAGATGAACGGCGATCTCGCGGACCGGATCAAGACGCTGCAACGGGATATCCAGTCCCTGACCGACCACGCCGGCTACCTGTCCGGCAACGTCACCTTCCTGCTGGACGCCGCCCTGGGCCTGATCAACATCGAACAGAACTCCATCATCAAGATGTTCTCGGTGTTCACCGTCGCCCTGCTCCCGCCGACCCTGATCGGGGCGATCTATGGGATGAACTTCGAACACATGCCCGAGCTGCGCTGGATGGGGGGGTACCCTCTCGCGCTCGGCTTGATGCTGATATCCGCGGTCCTGCCGCTGGCCTGGTTCCGCCGAAAGGGCTGGTTCTAG
- a CDS encoding pentapeptide repeat-containing protein — MRGSPSLLHRMDISAVRAALEAHERYLTGRRGGRRACLAYIDLTAINLQGANLTEADLTGAVLEGADLRGATLELALLYGVDLRDADLRNCDLRRADLRGACLRGANLSGADLRGCDLREGRTALHDARQGLKILKHGKRFGELDYAVLHGADLAGARMAGTSAQSADFTDACLTGASLRGAKLGKAVFDGADLSKADIAQADLTGASLKRANLAEAEMSGARLTDADLSDVLREPPTVVYIDDEPLEDVLADHERWRLSDGREGRPARLPPVDFRVVRKLAGRKLTALVAPEAVMFGVNLDGAELQGCDLSGADLRGASLREADLRGARLTGARMTRADLRGANLGPLRIAEGRFIRADLIRAVLRHADLRGAVAPRARFLEADLTYARLEGADLRDAEFDA; from the coding sequence ATGCGCGGCTCGCCCAGTCTTCTCCATCGGATGGACATCAGCGCCGTTCGCGCCGCTCTGGAGGCGCATGAGCGATATCTGACCGGACGCCGCGGCGGCCGGCGAGCCTGTCTGGCCTATATCGACCTGACCGCCATCAACCTGCAGGGCGCGAACCTTACCGAGGCTGACCTGACCGGCGCGGTGCTGGAGGGCGCCGACCTGCGCGGGGCGACCCTCGAGCTCGCTCTGCTTTATGGCGTGGATCTGCGAGACGCCGACCTGCGCAACTGCGACCTGCGGCGAGCCGACCTGCGGGGCGCTTGCCTGCGCGGGGCCAATCTGTCGGGTGCGGACCTGCGCGGCTGCGACCTTCGCGAGGGGCGCACCGCCCTTCACGACGCTCGTCAGGGACTGAAGATCCTCAAACACGGCAAGCGCTTCGGTGAGCTGGATTACGCCGTCCTGCACGGCGCTGATCTCGCCGGGGCCCGTATGGCTGGAACGTCGGCCCAGTCCGCCGACTTCACCGACGCCTGCCTGACCGGCGCCTCTCTGCGTGGGGCGAAGCTAGGCAAGGCGGTGTTCGACGGGGCGGACCTGTCCAAGGCGGACATCGCCCAGGCCGACCTGACCGGCGCCTCGCTCAAACGCGCCAATCTGGCTGAAGCGGAGATGAGCGGCGCGCGCCTGACCGACGCCGATCTCAGCGACGTCCTGCGCGAGCCGCCGACTGTCGTCTATATCGACGACGAGCCGCTCGAGGATGTGTTGGCCGACCACGAACGCTGGCGCCTTAGCGATGGTCGCGAGGGTCGCCCCGCACGCCTGCCGCCAGTGGATTTCCGCGTGGTGCGCAAGCTGGCGGGCCGTAAGCTCACCGCCCTGGTGGCGCCCGAGGCGGTGATGTTCGGGGTCAATCTGGATGGAGCGGAACTGCAGGGCTGCGACCTGTCAGGAGCCGACCTGCGGGGCGCCAGTCTCAGGGAGGCTGATCTGCGTGGCGCGCGACTGACCGGTGCGCGCATGACCCGCGCCGATCTGCGCGGCGCCAATCTTGGCCCGCTGCGTATCGCGGAGGGACGGTTCATCCGCGCCGACCTGATACGCGCCGTGCTTCGCCATGCCGATTTGCGCGGGGCGGTCGCTCCCCGCGCGCGCTTCTTGGAAGCCGACCTGACCTATGCCCGGCTCGAGGGCGCCGACCTGCGTGACGCCGAGTTCGACGCCTAG